A section of the Streptomyces sp. SCL15-4 genome encodes:
- a CDS encoding alkaline phosphatase D family protein, with amino-acid sequence MTSRYRSAGAAQDPGSLAPRRRTVVKAAAASAVLAGPLAAALPARAATGAPAFLHGVASGDPLPDGVLLWTRVTPVPEAIPGSGLGPDTEVGWVVARDKALTDVVAKGSVTATAASDHTVKADVRGLAPATDYWFRFSAGGTDSPVARTRTAPAADADVASLRFGVVSCANWEAGYFSAYRHLAARADLDAWLHLGDYIYEYRSGEYGARGKVVRPHAPANEILTLADYRIRHAKYKTDPDLQALHLKAPVIAIWDDHEFADNAWPGGAVNHTEGAEGTWAARQAAAKQAYFEWMPVRPALAGTTYRRLRFGRLADLSLLDLRSFRSQQASTASGSVDDPDRTLTGRAQLDWLKAGLKTSDTRWRLVGNSVMISPFAIGSLSADLLKPLAKLLGLPQEGIALNTDQWDGYTDDRRELLAHLRANAVTNTVFLTGDIHMAWANDVPVDAGTYPLSPSAATEFVVTSVTSDNLDDIVKVPEGTVSAVAAPVIKAANRHVHWVDTDRHGYGVLDITAERAQMDYYVLSDRTDPGARSTWARSYRTRSGTQKVERTYDPV; translated from the coding sequence GTGACCAGTCGATACAGATCAGCCGGGGCCGCACAGGACCCCGGCTCGCTTGCGCCCCGCCGCCGTACGGTCGTCAAGGCCGCGGCGGCGTCCGCCGTGCTGGCCGGCCCGCTGGCCGCCGCCCTGCCGGCCCGCGCCGCCACCGGCGCCCCCGCCTTCCTGCACGGCGTCGCCTCCGGCGACCCGCTGCCCGACGGAGTGCTGCTGTGGACCCGGGTGACCCCGGTCCCGGAGGCGATACCCGGCTCCGGGCTCGGCCCGGACACCGAGGTCGGCTGGGTCGTCGCCCGCGACAAGGCGCTGACGGACGTCGTCGCCAAGGGCTCTGTCACCGCCACGGCCGCCTCCGACCACACCGTCAAGGCCGACGTCCGCGGTCTCGCCCCGGCCACGGACTACTGGTTCCGCTTCTCCGCCGGCGGCACGGACTCACCGGTGGCGCGCACCCGCACCGCGCCGGCGGCGGACGCGGACGTCGCCTCCCTGCGCTTCGGCGTGGTCTCCTGCGCCAACTGGGAGGCCGGGTACTTCTCCGCCTACCGCCATCTCGCCGCGCGTGCCGACCTGGACGCCTGGCTGCACCTGGGCGACTACATATACGAGTACCGGTCCGGCGAGTACGGCGCCCGGGGCAAGGTCGTCCGCCCGCACGCTCCGGCGAACGAGATCCTCACCCTCGCCGACTACCGGATCCGGCACGCGAAGTACAAGACCGACCCCGACCTCCAGGCACTGCACCTGAAGGCACCGGTCATCGCGATCTGGGACGACCACGAGTTCGCCGACAACGCCTGGCCCGGCGGCGCGGTCAACCACACCGAGGGCGCCGAGGGCACCTGGGCGGCGCGTCAGGCCGCCGCCAAGCAGGCCTACTTCGAGTGGATGCCGGTCCGCCCGGCCCTCGCCGGCACCACCTACCGGCGGCTGCGCTTCGGCAGGCTCGCCGACCTGTCCCTGCTGGACCTGCGCTCCTTCCGCTCCCAGCAGGCCTCCACGGCCAGCGGCTCGGTGGACGACCCGGACCGCACGCTCACCGGCCGCGCCCAGCTCGACTGGCTCAAGGCCGGCCTGAAGACCTCCGACACCAGGTGGCGGCTGGTCGGCAACTCGGTGATGATCTCGCCGTTCGCCATCGGCTCGCTCTCCGCCGACCTGCTCAAGCCGCTCGCCAAGCTGCTCGGCCTGCCGCAGGAGGGCATCGCCCTCAACACCGACCAGTGGGACGGCTACACCGACGACCGCCGCGAACTCCTGGCCCACCTGCGCGCGAACGCCGTCACCAACACCGTGTTCCTGACCGGTGACATCCACATGGCGTGGGCCAACGACGTGCCGGTGGACGCGGGGACCTACCCGCTGTCGCCGTCGGCGGCCACCGAGTTCGTGGTGACCTCGGTGACCTCCGACAACCTGGACGACATCGTCAAGGTGCCCGAGGGCACCGTCTCCGCGGTCGCCGCCCCGGTCATCAAGGCCGCCAACCGGCACGTCCACTGGGTGGACACCGACCGGCACGGCTACGGCGTGCTGGACATCACCGCCGAGCGGGCGCAGATGGACTACTACGTCCTGTCCGACCGCACCGACCCGGGCGCCCGCTCCACCTGGGCGCGCTCCTACCGCACCCGCAGCGGCACGCAGAAGGTCGAGCGGACCTACGACCCGGTGTGA